A window of the Desulfotignum phosphitoxidans DSM 13687 genome harbors these coding sequences:
- the dnaA gene encoding chromosomal replication initiator protein DnaA gives MDKFWAQVKSQIKKSIPDHSYRMWVDPLEVLTFQEDRLCLSTPNEFFIKRLKDNYLGLFEQEFHKLGQPVRIEFKTKTSPKTPGHVPGNQVGKGKSKKNDLAQASLPGFDPRFNGGRLLKKGYTFDDFVVGDNSSFAYSASLSLAQGNMNGAGMLYLLGKTGLGKSHLSQAVGHHVITHHTALRVYYVTAEDFTNEMIYALRNNTIESFKEKYRKKCEVLILEDVHFLAGKKAIQKELAVTLDYLLDANRKIIFSGCDLPDDIPKLDDQLKSRLTMGLVTEIKAPDFKTRVKILRKKSKNLNCLIPDSVTEYIAQELCDDVRQLESGLFGVAAKGQLLGRHIDIELAKSVLANIRKHQKRITIDGIKKLVCKEYDITEQDLISKSRKKHIVKPRQVAIFLSRKYTDQPIKKIGSSFKRYHATAIYSVNAVEKELQHKGVLYEQIRYLSKKIESGKF, from the coding sequence ATGGATAAATTCTGGGCACAGGTCAAATCTCAAATCAAGAAATCAATTCCGGATCACAGTTACAGGATGTGGGTAGACCCGCTTGAAGTCCTGACCTTTCAGGAGGATCGGCTGTGTCTGTCCACCCCGAATGAATTTTTTATCAAGCGGTTGAAGGACAATTATCTGGGGTTGTTTGAGCAGGAATTTCATAAACTGGGACAACCGGTCCGGATCGAGTTCAAAACAAAAACGTCCCCCAAAACACCCGGCCATGTGCCCGGGAACCAGGTGGGAAAAGGAAAATCAAAAAAAAACGATCTGGCTCAGGCCAGTCTGCCCGGGTTTGATCCACGGTTCAACGGCGGCCGGCTGCTTAAAAAAGGGTATACATTTGATGATTTCGTGGTCGGAGACAACTCCAGTTTTGCCTATTCCGCGTCTTTGTCTTTGGCCCAGGGGAACATGAACGGGGCGGGCATGCTGTATCTTCTGGGTAAAACCGGGTTAGGTAAAAGCCATTTGTCCCAGGCCGTGGGACACCATGTCATCACCCATCATACAGCGTTGCGGGTATATTATGTGACAGCGGAAGATTTTACCAATGAAATGATATATGCCCTGAGAAATAACACCATTGAATCATTCAAGGAAAAATACCGCAAAAAATGTGAAGTCCTGATTTTAGAAGATGTCCATTTTCTGGCCGGTAAAAAAGCCATTCAAAAAGAACTGGCCGTGACCCTGGACTATCTGCTGGATGCCAACCGGAAAATTATATTTTCAGGATGTGATCTGCCCGATGATATTCCCAAACTGGATGATCAGCTTAAATCCCGATTGACCATGGGGCTTGTGACGGAAATCAAAGCACCGGATTTTAAAACCCGGGTGAAAATTTTAAGAAAAAAATCAAAAAACCTCAATTGTCTGATCCCTGACTCGGTCACGGAATATATTGCCCAGGAATTATGCGATGATGTCAGACAGCTGGAAAGCGGTCTGTTCGGTGTGGCAGCCAAAGGACAGCTGCTGGGCCGGCACATTGATATTGAGCTGGCAAAAAGCGTGCTGGCCAATATCCGCAAGCATCAGAAACGCATCACCATCGACGGGATCAAGAAACTGGTGTGTAAGGAATATGATATCACGGAGCAGGATCTGATATCAAAATCCCGGAAAAAACACATTGTCAAACCCCGGCAGGTGGCAATTTTTCTGTCCAGAAAATATACGGATCAACCCATCAAAAAAATCGGTTCCAGTTTCAAGCGGTACCATGCCACAGCCATTTATTCAGTGAATGCCGTGGAAAAGGAACTTCAGCACAAAGGGGTGCTGTATGAACAGATCCGGTATCTGTCAAAAAAAATTGAATCAGGTAAATTTTAA
- a CDS encoding FAD-binding oxidoreductase encodes MGLDDAVYRLLKKRVGDAQITRNPEDRVCYSYDAAPGQSFMPDAVVFPESEAQVADIMRLAWEKRIPVIPRGSGSGMTGGAVPVQGGLVMAMTRMNRILDIDTDNFIASVEPGVIVADLHTAVENKGLFYPPDPASSAVCTIGGNVGECAGGPRAVKYGVTRDYVLGLGAVMPNGDIIHTGVCTAKGVAGYDLTRLIVGSEGTLAIVTRITLRLLPKPAYVATMAVCFDDMGKAARTVSGIMRRAVIPRCVEYLDEASLALVRNQLQSDLPDQTRALLILELDGDETLVKSQTEQIRAFCLQSGALDIRMATDPVQAAAIWQARKALSPTLYQIASQKLNEDIVVPISKIPDMVSHIQTLQQESGLTIVSFGHAGDGNIHCNIMYDKTDAAQVKQAHNAVDKLFAATLALGGTITGEHGVGLTKKGYLSWEIGEKEQAIMKQIKAVFDPRQILNPGKIFS; translated from the coding sequence ATGGGCCTGGATGATGCGGTTTATCGACTCCTGAAAAAACGGGTGGGAGATGCGCAGATCACCCGGAATCCGGAAGACCGGGTCTGCTATTCCTATGATGCGGCCCCGGGGCAGTCCTTTATGCCCGATGCGGTCGTGTTTCCGGAATCGGAAGCCCAGGTGGCGGATATCATGCGCCTGGCCTGGGAAAAACGGATTCCCGTCATTCCCCGGGGCAGCGGTTCCGGCATGACCGGCGGGGCCGTGCCGGTCCAGGGAGGACTGGTCATGGCCATGACCCGCATGAACCGGATACTGGACATTGACACGGACAATTTTATCGCTTCTGTGGAACCGGGAGTGATTGTGGCGGATCTGCATACGGCTGTGGAAAACAAGGGGCTGTTTTATCCGCCGGACCCGGCCAGCTCCGCCGTGTGTACCATCGGCGGGAATGTGGGAGAATGTGCCGGCGGTCCCAGAGCCGTGAAATACGGGGTGACCCGGGATTATGTGCTCGGGCTTGGCGCCGTGATGCCCAACGGGGACATCATCCACACCGGGGTGTGCACGGCCAAGGGTGTGGCCGGGTATGACCTGACCCGGCTGATCGTGGGATCGGAAGGCACACTGGCCATTGTCACCCGGATCACGCTGAGGTTGTTGCCGAAACCGGCATACGTGGCCACCATGGCGGTTTGTTTTGACGACATGGGAAAGGCGGCCCGAACCGTGTCAGGCATCATGCGCCGGGCCGTGATTCCCCGGTGTGTGGAATATCTGGATGAAGCCTCCCTTGCCCTGGTCAGAAATCAGCTGCAATCGGATCTGCCGGATCAGACCCGGGCCCTGCTGATTCTGGAACTGGACGGGGATGAAACACTGGTGAAATCCCAGACAGAACAGATCCGGGCCTTTTGTCTGCAATCCGGTGCCCTGGATATTCGCATGGCAACGGATCCGGTTCAGGCAGCCGCCATATGGCAGGCCAGAAAAGCGTTGTCTCCCACGCTGTATCAAATTGCCAGCCAGAAGCTGAACGAGGATATTGTGGTGCCCATATCAAAAATTCCCGACATGGTGTCGCATATCCAGACCCTTCAGCAGGAATCCGGCCTGACCATTGTCAGTTTCGGCCATGCCGGAGACGGCAATATCCATTGCAATATCATGTATGACAAAACCGATGCCGCCCAGGTGAAACAGGCCCATAACGCCGTGGACAAACTGTTTGCCGCAACCCTGGCCCTGGGGGGAACCATCACGGGTGAACATGGGGTGGGGCTGACCAAAAAAGGGTATCTGTCCTGGGAGATCGGAGAAAAAGAACAGGCCATCATGAAGCAGATCAAGGCGGTATTTGATCCCCGGCAGATTTTGAATCCGGGTAAAATTTTTTCCTGA